A window of Streptomyces armeniacus contains these coding sequences:
- a CDS encoding GuaB3 family IMP dehydrogenase-related protein, with translation MTEIEIGRGKRGRKAYAFDDIAVVPSRRTRDPKEVSIAWQIDAYRFELPFLAAPMDSVVSPQTAIRIGQLGGLGVLNLEGLWTRYEDPEPVLAEIAELDGATANRRMQQIYEEPIKEELIGQRIKEVRDSGVVTAAALSPQRTAQFSKAVVDAGVDIFVIRGTTVSAEHVSSAAEPLNLKQFIYELDVPVIVGGCATYTAALHLMRTGAAGVLVGFGGGAAHTTRNVLGIQVPMATAVADVAAARRDYLDESGGRYVHVIADGGVGWSGDLPKAIACGSDAVMIGSPLARATDAPGRGHHWGMEAVHEDVPRGKRMDLGAVGTTEEVLLGPSHTPDGSMNFFGALRRAMATTGYSDLKEFQRVEVMVARSR, from the coding sequence GTGACTGAGATCGAGATCGGGCGCGGCAAGCGCGGCCGCAAGGCGTACGCCTTCGACGACATCGCCGTCGTGCCGAGCCGGCGCACCCGTGACCCGAAGGAGGTCTCGATCGCCTGGCAGATCGACGCCTACCGCTTCGAACTGCCGTTCCTCGCCGCCCCCATGGACTCGGTCGTCTCGCCGCAGACCGCCATCCGCATCGGGCAGCTGGGCGGCCTGGGCGTGCTGAACCTCGAGGGTCTGTGGACCCGTTACGAGGACCCCGAGCCGGTGCTCGCCGAGATCGCCGAGCTGGACGGCGCCACCGCGAACCGCCGTATGCAGCAGATCTACGAGGAGCCGATCAAGGAGGAGCTGATCGGCCAGCGGATCAAGGAGGTACGGGACTCGGGCGTGGTGACGGCCGCCGCGCTGTCGCCGCAGCGCACCGCGCAGTTCTCCAAAGCGGTCGTGGACGCGGGCGTCGACATCTTCGTCATCCGGGGCACCACGGTCTCGGCCGAGCACGTCTCGTCGGCGGCGGAGCCGCTGAACCTGAAGCAGTTCATCTACGAGCTGGACGTGCCCGTGATCGTCGGCGGCTGCGCCACGTACACGGCCGCGCTGCATCTGATGCGTACGGGCGCCGCGGGCGTCCTCGTCGGCTTCGGTGGCGGCGCCGCGCACACCACCCGCAACGTGCTCGGGATCCAGGTGCCGATGGCGACCGCGGTCGCGGACGTCGCGGCCGCCCGCCGGGACTACCTCGACGAGTCCGGCGGCCGGTACGTGCACGTCATCGCCGACGGCGGCGTCGGCTGGTCCGGCGACCTGCCGAAGGCCATCGCCTGCGGCTCGGATGCCGTGATGATCGGCTCCCCGCTGGCCCGCGCCACGGACGCGCCGGGCCGTGGCCACCACTGGGGCATGGAGGCCGTTCACGAGGACGTCCCGCGCGGCAAGCGCATGGACCTGGGCGCGGTCGGCACGACGGAGGAGGTCCTGCTCGGCCCGTCGCACACGCCGGACGGCTCGATGAACTTCTTCGGCGCGCTGCGCCGCGCGATGGCCACGACGGGGTACTCCGACCTGAAGGAGTTCCAGCGCGTCGAGGTCATGGTGGCCCGCTCGCGTTAG
- a CDS encoding nucleotide sugar dehydrogenase, translating to MRADLAVIGLGHSGLPLAQAATAAGIGTIGYDPHPRTVTDLNAGRPPADGSLAAAELRRMLSCGFRATADPAPLGSARTAVICVDTPLRADRALDLGPVRTAAHTLAASLRPRTTVLLESTVYPGSTEEFVRTVLEEGSGLRAGRDFHLAYAPSRLDPGSRTYGYANIPKVIGGLTPACTEAAAAFYGRLTEKVVRARGPREAETAQLLETNYRQINIALVNEMAVFCHDIGVDVWDVIRCAETKPFGFQAFRPGPGVGGHSVPIDPNHLSYPSRALGYPLRMVELAQQVNARMPRYVSQRAAALLNEHGKSARGARVLLLGVTYKADLADQEGAPAGEIATRLRDLGAQLSYHDPYVHHWSAGGRPVPRADGLYEAAAEADLTVLLQHHRTYDLQGLAAKAQLLLDTRGASPTGAANRL from the coding sequence ATGCGCGCAGACCTCGCCGTCATCGGCCTCGGCCATTCGGGTCTTCCGCTGGCCCAGGCGGCCACCGCCGCCGGCATCGGCACCATCGGCTACGACCCGCACCCCCGCACCGTCACCGACCTCAACGCCGGCCGCCCGCCGGCCGACGGCTCCCTCGCCGCGGCCGAGCTGCGCCGCATGCTGTCCTGTGGCTTCCGCGCCACCGCCGACCCGGCACCGCTGGGCAGCGCCCGTACGGCCGTCATCTGCGTCGACACCCCGCTCCGCGCCGACCGCGCGCTGGACCTCGGGCCGGTCCGTACGGCCGCGCACACGCTCGCCGCCAGCCTCCGCCCCCGTACGACCGTCCTCCTGGAGTCGACGGTCTACCCGGGCAGCACCGAGGAGTTCGTCCGCACCGTGCTGGAGGAGGGCTCCGGGCTGCGCGCGGGCCGCGACTTCCACCTCGCGTACGCGCCCAGCCGCCTCGACCCGGGCAGCCGCACGTACGGCTACGCGAACATCCCGAAGGTCATCGGCGGCCTCACCCCCGCCTGTACGGAGGCCGCCGCCGCGTTCTACGGCCGGCTCACCGAGAAGGTCGTACGCGCCCGCGGGCCGCGCGAGGCGGAGACGGCGCAGCTGCTGGAAACCAACTACCGGCAGATCAACATCGCCCTCGTCAACGAGATGGCCGTGTTCTGCCACGACATCGGCGTCGACGTGTGGGACGTCATCCGCTGCGCGGAGACCAAACCGTTCGGCTTCCAGGCGTTCCGGCCCGGCCCCGGCGTCGGCGGCCACAGCGTGCCCATCGACCCGAACCACCTCTCGTACCCGAGCCGCGCACTCGGCTATCCGCTGCGCATGGTCGAGCTGGCCCAGCAGGTCAACGCGCGCATGCCGCGCTACGTCTCCCAGCGCGCCGCCGCGCTCCTCAACGAACACGGCAAGTCGGCGCGCGGCGCCCGCGTCCTGCTGCTCGGCGTCACGTACAAGGCCGACCTTGCCGACCAGGAGGGCGCACCGGCGGGCGAGATCGCGACCCGCCTGCGCGACCTGGGCGCCCAGCTCAGCTACCACGACCCGTACGTGCACCACTGGAGCGCGGGCGGGCGGCCGGTGCCGCGCGCGGACGGGCTGTACGAGGCGGCCGCGGAGGCGGACCTCACGGTGCTGCTGCAGCACCACCGCACGTACGACCTGCAGGGCCTCGCCGCGAAGGCCCAGCTCCTGCTGGACACCCGCGGCGCGAGCCCCACGGGCGCGGCGAACCGGCTGTAG
- a CDS encoding serine/threonine-protein kinase has translation MGQDVEDGRLVGGRYRLEGVLGRGGMGTVWRGRDETLGRTVAVKELRFPSSIDDEEKQRLIMRTLREAKAIARIRSGSAITVYDVVDEDDRPWIVMELIEGRSLADTIRQDGPLSPRRTAEVGLAVLDVLRAAHREGILHRDVKPSNVLMEEGTGRVVLTDFGIAKVQGDPSITSTGMLVGAPSYISPERARGNPPGPPADMWSLGGLLYAAVEGRPPYDKGSAISTLTAVMTEPLPPLERAGALSEVIFGLLEKDPEKRLDVAGARVLLEMAAAVSDGMDTTGGGATPADVTRSAAGMPPVPPPGGSGSEPRTPPVRTASGLPPIPSLNPPGGRAGSAASGTGAGSGAGNGPGSWPAARQGFGGLGSRRTLAIIAAVVVLLVILGVVVANAVGSDGGGSAAGSDGGTGQQEQQGDKTGQDDGDDEAAEPSSKPEPDNGGKDDGKGEDKGEDGGKDKGKQDGALPDGYRRVADGRFHFSMAMPQDFKRTGTAGAGSGAKYGWPGGGYPKLQVDYNDSPLADAVLAWKGLEPAVRKSSPGYKLLDLQKVKWRGYPTVADWSFLRNEGDQRVRVLNRGFKVDDKRGYAIMVTCKADEWTGEQCRTLRQTAFKTFKPQ, from the coding sequence ATGGGCCAGGACGTTGAGGACGGGCGGCTGGTAGGCGGCCGCTATCGGCTCGAAGGTGTGCTGGGCCGCGGGGGCATGGGCACCGTGTGGCGCGGTCGCGACGAAACCCTGGGGCGTACGGTCGCGGTGAAGGAGCTGCGTTTCCCGTCGAGCATCGACGACGAGGAGAAGCAGCGCCTCATCATGCGCACCCTGCGCGAGGCGAAGGCGATCGCCCGTATCCGCAGCGGCAGCGCCATCACCGTCTACGACGTGGTCGACGAGGACGACCGGCCGTGGATCGTCATGGAGCTGATCGAGGGCCGCTCCCTCGCTGACACCATCCGGCAGGACGGGCCGCTGTCGCCGCGGCGCACCGCGGAGGTCGGGCTCGCCGTCCTCGACGTGCTGCGCGCGGCGCACCGCGAGGGCATCCTGCACCGCGACGTGAAGCCGTCCAACGTGCTGATGGAGGAGGGCACCGGCCGAGTCGTGCTCACGGACTTCGGCATCGCGAAGGTCCAGGGCGACCCGTCGATCACCTCGACCGGCATGCTCGTCGGCGCGCCCTCGTACATCTCCCCGGAGCGCGCCCGCGGCAACCCGCCGGGCCCGCCCGCCGACATGTGGTCGCTGGGCGGCCTGCTGTACGCGGCGGTGGAGGGGCGGCCGCCGTACGACAAGGGCTCGGCGATCTCCACCCTGACGGCCGTGATGACGGAGCCGCTGCCGCCGCTGGAGCGCGCGGGCGCGCTGAGCGAGGTCATCTTCGGACTGCTCGAGAAGGACCCCGAGAAGCGGCTCGATGTCGCGGGCGCGCGCGTGCTGCTGGAGATGGCCGCGGCCGTCTCGGACGGCATGGACACCACGGGCGGCGGGGCGACACCGGCGGACGTGACGCGTTCCGCCGCCGGCATGCCGCCGGTGCCGCCGCCGGGCGGTTCGGGATCGGAGCCGCGTACGCCGCCGGTCCGTACGGCGAGCGGGTTGCCGCCGATACCTTCGCTGAACCCGCCGGGCGGCAGGGCGGGTTCGGCCGCGTCCGGAACGGGTGCGGGAAGCGGAGCGGGCAACGGGCCCGGTTCCTGGCCCGCGGCGAGACAGGGCTTCGGCGGGCTCGGGTCCCGCCGTACGCTCGCGATCATCGCGGCGGTGGTCGTCCTCCTCGTGATCCTGGGCGTGGTCGTCGCGAACGCCGTGGGCAGCGACGGCGGCGGTTCGGCCGCCGGCTCCGACGGCGGCACAGGCCAGCAGGAACAGCAGGGCGACAAGACCGGGCAGGACGACGGGGACGACGAGGCCGCGGAACCCAGCTCGAAGCCCGAGCCCGACAACGGCGGCAAGGACGACGGCAAGGGCGAGGACAAGGGCGAAGACGGCGGCAAGGACAAGGGCAAGCAGGACGGCGCGCTGCCCGACGGCTACAGGCGGGTCGCCGACGGCCGCTTCCACTTCTCCATGGCGATGCCCCAGGACTTCAAGCGCACCGGCACGGCCGGGGCCGGCTCCGGCGCCAAGTACGGCTGGCCCGGCGGCGGTTACCCCAAGCTCCAGGTCGACTACAACGACAGCCCGCTCGCGGACGCCGTGCTCGCCTGGAAGGGCCTGGAGCCCGCGGTCCGCAAGTCCAGCCCCGGCTACAAGCTCCTCGACCTCCAGAAGGTGAAGTGGCGCGGCTATCCGACCGTCGCCGACTGGTCGTTCCTCCGGAACGAGGGCGACCAGCGGGTGCGCGTGCTCAACCGCGGCTTCAAGGTGGACGACAAGCGCGGCTACGCGATCATGGTGACCTGCAAGGCCGACGAGTGGACGGGCGAACAGTGCCGCACTCTGCGGCAGACGGCGTTCAAGACGTTCAAGCCGCAGTGA
- a CDS encoding glycerol-3-phosphate dehydrogenase/oxidase, translating to MRTATLGPEQRAGALAKMAERELDVLVVGAGVVGAGTALDAATRGLSTGIVEARDWASGTSSRSSKLIHGGLRYLEMLDFVLVREALKERGLLLQRLAPHLVKPVPFLYPLQHKGWERFYAGSGVALYDAMSLSSGHGRGLPGHRHLTRRHALRVAPCLKRDALVGALQYYDAQMDDARYVATLVRTASAYGAYAANRARVTGFLREGERVVGARVRDLEQGGEFEVRAKQVVNATGVWTDDTQQLIAERGQFHVRASKGIHLVVPKDRINSTTGLILRTEKSVLFVIPWGRHWIVGTTDTDWDLDKAHPAASSADIDYLLEHVNSVLSVPLTRDDVEGVYAGLRPLLAGESDATSKLSREHTVAHPVPGMVVIAGGKYTTYRVMAKDAVDEVVHGLDHRVAECCTEQVPLAGAEGYPALWNARAHIAARTGLHVARVEHLLNRYGSLTDEVLELVTADPRLGDPLPAADDYLKAEIVYACTHEGARHLDDVLTRRTRISIETFDRGTRSARECAELMAGVLGWDEDQIKREVEHYEKRVEAERESQRQPDDLTADAARLGAPDIVPL from the coding sequence GTGAGGACAGCGACACTGGGACCGGAGCAGCGCGCGGGGGCGCTGGCGAAGATGGCCGAGCGCGAACTCGACGTGCTCGTCGTCGGCGCCGGGGTCGTCGGCGCGGGCACCGCGCTGGACGCGGCCACCCGCGGGCTTTCCACGGGGATCGTCGAGGCGCGGGACTGGGCGTCGGGCACGTCCAGCCGGTCCAGCAAGCTGATCCACGGCGGGCTGCGCTACCTCGAGATGCTGGACTTCGTGCTCGTACGGGAGGCGCTGAAGGAGCGCGGACTGCTGCTGCAGCGGCTCGCGCCGCACCTCGTGAAGCCGGTGCCGTTCCTCTATCCGCTCCAGCACAAGGGGTGGGAGCGCTTCTACGCCGGTTCCGGCGTCGCGCTGTACGACGCGATGTCGCTGTCCTCCGGGCACGGCCGCGGGCTGCCCGGACACCGCCATCTGACGCGGCGGCACGCGCTGCGGGTGGCTCCGTGCCTGAAGCGGGACGCGCTCGTGGGCGCCCTCCAGTACTACGACGCGCAGATGGACGACGCGCGGTACGTCGCCACCCTCGTCCGCACCGCCTCGGCGTACGGCGCCTACGCCGCGAACCGCGCGCGCGTGACCGGCTTCCTGCGCGAGGGCGAGCGCGTGGTGGGCGCCCGGGTGCGGGACCTGGAGCAGGGCGGCGAGTTCGAGGTACGGGCGAAGCAGGTGGTCAACGCCACGGGCGTGTGGACGGACGACACCCAGCAGCTGATCGCCGAGCGCGGCCAGTTCCACGTACGCGCCTCCAAGGGCATCCACCTCGTCGTGCCGAAGGACCGGATCAACTCGACGACGGGGCTGATCCTCCGTACGGAGAAGAGCGTGCTCTTCGTGATCCCGTGGGGCCGGCACTGGATCGTCGGCACCACGGACACCGACTGGGACCTGGACAAGGCGCACCCGGCGGCGTCCAGTGCGGACATCGACTACCTGCTGGAGCACGTCAACTCGGTGCTGTCGGTGCCGCTCACGCGCGACGACGTGGAGGGCGTCTACGCCGGTCTGCGGCCGCTGCTCGCGGGCGAGTCGGACGCCACCAGCAAGCTGTCCCGCGAGCACACCGTGGCCCACCCGGTGCCGGGGATGGTGGTCATCGCGGGCGGCAAGTACACGACGTACCGGGTGATGGCCAAGGACGCGGTGGACGAGGTCGTGCACGGCCTGGACCACCGGGTCGCGGAGTGCTGCACCGAGCAGGTGCCGCTCGCGGGCGCCGAGGGCTATCCCGCGCTGTGGAACGCGCGGGCGCACATCGCGGCCCGCACCGGGCTGCATGTGGCGCGTGTGGAGCACCTGTTGAACCGGTACGGCTCACTGACCGACGAGGTGCTGGAGCTGGTCACCGCGGACCCGCGGCTGGGAGATCCGCTGCCCGCGGCCGACGACTATCTGAAGGCGGAAATCGTCTATGCGTGTACGCACGAAGGTGCACGCCATCTGGACGATGTGCTTACTCGGCGTACGCGCATCTCCATCGAGACGTTCGACCGCGGTACGCGCAGCGCGCGCGAGTGCGCCGAACTGATGGCGGGCGTGCTGGGCTGGGACGAGGACCAGATCAAGCGCGAGGTCGAGCACTACGAGAAGCGTGTCGAGGCCGAACGCGAGTCACAGCGGCAGCCGGACGACCTGACGGCGGACGCGGCACGGCTGGGCGCGCCGGACATCGTCCCGCTGTAG
- the guaB gene encoding IMP dehydrogenase, with amino-acid sequence MTDNVDGVPAKFAMLGLTYDDVLLLPGESNMAPQDIDTSSQVSRNVRVNVPLLSAAMDKVTEARMAIAMARQGGVGVLHRNLSIEDQAVQADRVKRSESGMVTDPITIHPDATLSEADALCGRFRISGVPVTDAAGRLLGIVTNRDMAFEMDRARQVREVMTPMPLVTGKVGISRDEAMELLRRHKIEKLPLVDGEGVLKGLITVKDFVKAEQYPNAAKDAEGRLVVGAAVGVAGDAYERAQALIEAGVDFIVVDTAHGHSRLVGDMVAKIKSNSSVDVIGGNIATRDGAKALIDAGADGIKVGVGPGSICTTRVVAGIGVPQVTAIYEAALAAREAGVPVIGDGGLQYSGDIAKALVAGADTVMLGSLLAGCEESPGELLFINGKQFKSYRGMGSLGAMQSRGDSRSFSKDRYFQEDVGADDKLIPEGVEGQVPYRGPLSAVVHQLVGGLKQSMFYVGGRSVTEMKEHGRFVRITSAGLKESHPHDIQMTTEAPNYSRR; translated from the coding sequence ATGACAGACAACGTCGACGGAGTGCCCGCCAAGTTCGCCATGCTCGGGCTGACCTACGACGATGTGCTGCTCCTGCCGGGCGAGTCCAACATGGCACCCCAGGACATCGACACCTCCTCGCAGGTCTCCCGGAACGTACGGGTGAACGTGCCGCTGCTGTCCGCCGCCATGGACAAGGTCACCGAGGCGCGGATGGCGATCGCCATGGCCCGGCAGGGCGGCGTCGGCGTGCTCCACCGGAACCTGTCGATCGAGGACCAGGCCGTCCAGGCCGACCGGGTCAAGCGGTCCGAGTCGGGGATGGTCACCGACCCGATCACGATCCATCCGGACGCGACGCTGAGCGAGGCCGACGCGCTGTGCGGCCGGTTCCGGATCAGCGGGGTGCCGGTCACGGACGCGGCCGGCCGGCTGCTCGGCATCGTCACCAACCGCGACATGGCCTTCGAGATGGACCGCGCACGTCAGGTCCGCGAGGTCATGACGCCGATGCCGCTGGTCACCGGCAAGGTCGGGATCTCGCGTGACGAGGCGATGGAGCTGCTGCGCCGCCACAAGATCGAGAAGCTGCCGCTGGTCGACGGCGAGGGCGTGCTCAAGGGCCTCATCACCGTCAAGGACTTCGTGAAGGCCGAGCAGTATCCGAACGCCGCGAAGGACGCCGAGGGCCGGCTCGTCGTCGGCGCGGCGGTGGGCGTGGCGGGCGACGCGTACGAGCGGGCGCAGGCGCTGATCGAGGCGGGCGTCGACTTCATCGTGGTGGACACCGCACACGGTCACTCGCGGCTGGTCGGCGACATGGTCGCGAAGATCAAGTCGAACTCGTCGGTCGACGTCATCGGCGGCAACATCGCGACCCGCGACGGCGCCAAGGCGCTGATCGACGCGGGCGCCGACGGCATCAAGGTCGGCGTCGGACCGGGCTCCATCTGCACCACGCGCGTCGTGGCGGGCATCGGGGTGCCGCAGGTCACGGCGATCTACGAGGCCGCGCTGGCGGCCCGCGAGGCGGGCGTCCCGGTCATCGGCGACGGCGGCCTGCAGTACAGCGGGGACATCGCGAAAGCGCTCGTCGCCGGGGCCGACACGGTGATGCTGGGCAGCCTGCTGGCGGGCTGCGAGGAGTCGCCGGGCGAGCTGCTGTTCATCAACGGCAAGCAGTTCAAGTCGTACCGCGGGATGGGCTCGCTGGGCGCGATGCAGTCGCGCGGCGACAGCAGGTCGTTCTCCAAGGACCGGTACTTCCAGGAGGACGTCGGCGCCGACGACAAGCTGATTCCCGAGGGCGTCGAGGGCCAGGTGCCGTACCGCGGGCCGCTGTCGGCCGTGGTGCACCAGCTGGTCGGCGGGCTGAAGCAGTCGATGTTCTACGTCGGCGGGCGCAGCGTGACGGAGATGAAGGAGCACGGCCGCTTCGTCCGGATCACCTCGGCGGGCCTCAAGGAGAGCCACCCGCACGACATCCAGATGACGACGGAAGCGCCGAACTACTCGCGGCGCTAG